A genomic window from Methanovulcanius yangii includes:
- the cbiQ gene encoding cobalt ECF transporter T component CbiQ, whose protein sequence is MNYELFENIAQTSGLKGVHPAVKLIVGLGCILISVSSESFLTPCIIAVTIGLVTIGPGRIDCRFYLRLLMIPLGFALLSVFVIFFIRNSGGVIYCWSPAGWLTLTVTTGSVNEGMLVLSRIFGGMCSLLFISLTTPATEIFSLAKKCHVPGFFIELAMHVYRCIFILIEQAEMIYLAQAMRLGYMKRKGSVATFGCMAGTLFIHSWEAGERIIEAMDCRCYNGTYAMLGEQGVFFGPALYLSILYLASLLALLILSGNMQFLGGLIT, encoded by the coding sequence CAGACAAGCGGGCTTAAGGGTGTACACCCTGCTGTAAAGCTGATTGTGGGGCTGGGATGCATCCTCATCTCCGTCTCCTCAGAAAGTTTTCTCACCCCGTGTATCATCGCCGTTACCATCGGTCTCGTCACGATTGGCCCGGGGCGGATCGATTGCCGGTTTTATCTGAGACTGCTGATGATACCTCTTGGATTTGCCCTTCTTAGTGTGTTTGTCATCTTCTTCATCAGAAACAGCGGAGGGGTGATCTATTGCTGGTCCCCGGCCGGATGGCTGACCCTGACGGTTACCACGGGAAGTGTAAATGAAGGGATGCTCGTATTATCACGAATTTTTGGAGGGATGTGCTCCCTGTTGTTCATATCCCTTACAACACCGGCGACGGAGATCTTCTCCCTTGCGAAAAAATGCCATGTGCCGGGGTTCTTCATTGAACTTGCCATGCACGTGTACCGTTGTATTTTTATCCTCATCGAGCAGGCCGAAATGATCTATCTTGCCCAGGCCATGCGCCTGGGGTACATGAAACGGAAGGGTTCCGTTGCAACATTCGGGTGCATGGCCGGTACCCTGTTCATTCATTCGTGGGAAGCGGGGGAACGAATCATTGAAGCAATGGATTGCAGGTGCTATAATGGAACATACGCGATGCTCGGGGAACAGGGCGTCTTTTTTGGCCCTGCCCTGTATCTGTCGATACTGTATCTTGCATCCCTTCTCGCCCTTTTGATCCTCTCCGGCAATATGCAATTTCTTGGTGGTTTGATCACATGA
- a CDS encoding energy-coupling factor ABC transporter ATP-binding protein — MTCILELTDITYRYPNGPAALDKVSLRLMQGEKIALVGPNGAGKSTLLRMLNGMLRPDSGTVRFQGEPVSYTRKDLKTLRRKVGFVFQNPDHQIIAPTVFQDVAFGPANLDYTPEEMKRAVDTALSYVGLSAFGRRPPHQLSGGEKKKVAMAGVLAMDPDMLVFDEPTSALDPESARSIMDLLDELHQAGKSIIISTHDVELAYTWADRIIIMHDGRILIASRPEEAFSDKGLLAEAQLSQPLLIELYEALCELEMVPSTNMPHSVLDVVAMLDTDHRRPRGSTPRGFIVLADAGGPDTERVKQTINDETVAIVGGMGTVAKNMAARWGISLTYTHGVIDKCLLKAISGHNSLILTNGGMMTRVVDRVEEFNAESGDCVEVVHFDDYLHIRQ; from the coding sequence ATGACCTGTATCCTCGAACTGACAGATATTACCTACCGGTATCCAAACGGACCGGCAGCGCTGGACAAGGTCTCCCTGCGACTGATGCAGGGCGAAAAAATCGCTCTCGTCGGACCAAACGGAGCGGGAAAGTCGACGCTCCTGCGTATGCTCAACGGAATGCTCAGACCCGATTCCGGGACCGTCCGGTTTCAGGGAGAACCGGTTTCCTACACGCGCAAAGACCTGAAGACCCTGAGAAGGAAAGTCGGGTTTGTATTCCAGAACCCGGACCACCAGATCATCGCTCCCACCGTATTTCAGGACGTGGCATTCGGGCCGGCAAATCTGGACTATACACCGGAGGAAATGAAACGTGCCGTCGATACCGCCCTATCGTATGTAGGCCTTTCAGCATTCGGGAGACGTCCGCCCCACCAGCTCTCCGGGGGGGAGAAGAAGAAAGTGGCCATGGCAGGCGTGCTTGCAATGGATCCCGATATGCTCGTATTCGATGAACCCACGAGTGCCCTTGACCCGGAAAGCGCCCGCAGCATCATGGATCTGCTGGATGAGCTCCATCAAGCGGGCAAGAGCATCATCATTTCAACCCATGATGTCGAACTCGCCTATACCTGGGCCGACCGGATCATCATCATGCACGATGGGAGGATACTGATCGCGAGCAGGCCGGAGGAAGCATTTTCCGACAAGGGATTGCTGGCGGAGGCTCAATTGTCACAACCCCTTCTCATCGAGCTCTATGAGGCGCTCTGCGAGCTGGAGATGGTGCCGTCGACGAACATGCCCCATTCGGTCCTCGATGTCGTGGCAATGCTTGACACGGACCATCGGCGACCCCGCGGCAGTACTCCCAGAGGATTCATTGTCCTAGCAGATGCCGGCGGTCCTGATACTGAACGGGTGAAACAAACCATAAATGATGAAACGGTAGCGATTGTCGGGGGGATGGGCACTGTTGCAAAGAACATGGCCGCCAGGTGGGGGATATCCCTCACCTACACCCACGGGGTCATTGACAAATGCCTTCTGAAAGCAATTTCAGGACACAACAGCCTCATTCTCACAAACGGAGGAATGATGACCAGAGTTGTCGACCGTGTTGAAGAAT